A single region of the Mycobacterium lentiflavum genome encodes:
- the rplD gene encoding 50S ribosomal protein L4 yields MAAVKIDVKTPDGKVDGSIELPAELFDAPANIALMHQVVTAQRAAARQGTHSTKTRGEVSGGGRKPYRQKGTGRARQGSTRAPQFTGGGTVHGPKPRDYSQRTPKKMIAAALRGALSDRARNGRIHAVTELVSGQTPSTKSAKAFLNTLTDRKQVLVVIGSTDEAGAKSVRNLPGVHILAPGQLNTYDVLRADDVVFSVEALNAYIAAATGSAENNDGADNNDVEVSA; encoded by the coding sequence TCGAGCTGCCCGCCGAATTGTTCGACGCCCCAGCCAATATCGCGTTGATGCACCAGGTCGTCACCGCGCAGCGCGCGGCGGCTCGCCAGGGCACGCACTCGACCAAGACGCGTGGCGAGGTCAGCGGTGGTGGCCGCAAGCCCTACCGGCAGAAGGGCACCGGACGTGCGCGGCAGGGTTCGACGCGTGCTCCGCAGTTCACTGGTGGTGGCACCGTGCATGGCCCCAAGCCGCGCGACTACAGCCAGCGCACGCCGAAGAAGATGATCGCCGCCGCGTTGCGCGGGGCGCTGTCCGACCGGGCCCGCAACGGCCGCATCCACGCGGTGACCGAGCTGGTGTCGGGTCAGACTCCGTCGACCAAGAGCGCCAAGGCATTTCTGAACACGCTGACCGATCGCAAGCAGGTGCTGGTCGTCATCGGCAGCACCGACGAGGCCGGTGCCAAGAGCGTGCGCAACCTGCCAGGTGTGCACATCCTGGCGCCGGGTCAGCTCAACACCTATGACGTGCTGCGTGCCGACGACGTGGTGTTCAGCGTCGAGGCGCTCAACGCCTACATCGCGGCCGCAACGGGCAGTGCAGAAAACAACGATGGGGCTGACAACAACGATGTGGAGGTTTCGGCC